The Oceaniferula marina region GGTCTTCAGTGTCTTGATATCGATCTCGCGCAGTTTGCCGCTGCGGTCCGGTCCGATGTTCAGGGAGAAGATATTGCCGTATTTGACGGCGCCCAGGTAATCTTGATAGATTTTGTCAGGGCTGGCTGCCTTGTGGTCGTTTTCCGGCAGCGAGTAGAACCATTGGGCACCACGCATTTTTTTTCGATTTTGCCCTTCCAGAATCGGGTAGGTGAATTCCGCAACCTTGAATGCGGAGTAGCTGGTTTTGTGGTGGTTTTTGCCGTGTGCCGCAGTTTTGTCCCCGATGGCGCCGGGGCGTCCACGTTCGCGCAGGTTGAGTCGGCCTGCGGTTTGGCCGGTGTTGAATCCACAGAACGTATTGGGCTGAAATTGATGAACCCACTTGACGGTGTCCTGGTGGCTCAAACCACCATCGTTGACTGCGTGGTCAAACCAGAAAAACTCAATGGGCCCGTAGTTGGTCAGCAGCTCCTTGAGCTGGGCTTTTTTGGCCTCGGGGTTGGGGACGGACTTATGGATGCCTTTATGTTTCGGGTTCCACGACCAGTCACCTTCGGAGTAATAGAGTGCGAGCTTCAGGCCGTGTTTGTCACAGGCTTTGCGTAGTTCCGCCAGAATGTCCCTGCCTTTGAGTGCCGGGGTGTTGGACACCTTGCGATCTGTGGTCTGGGTGTCCCAGAGGCAGAAACCGTCGTGGTGTTTGGTCAGAAAGAGGATGTAGCCCATGTTGGCATCCTTGGCGGCTTTGCACCATTGTTCGGGGTCGGCCCCGGTTGGATTGAAGAAGGAAATATCTTCCACGCCAGGGGTCCATTCGTAGCCGCTGAAGGTGGAGAAGGACCAGCAGACGAACATGCCCCACTTCATGTCCTTGATTTGTTGAGCCCGCACGGAGTCGTCGAGTTTGCTTGGATTCGTTTCCGAAGCAGATGCTGAGCAGAAAAGAAGGGCGGAAAGTAGACAGGTGATCGTTACCTTATTCATATCGCCGCTGAGACTAGCATTTCTTCCCTCGGCTTTCCATGGAGATTATTGTGTTGATTTTGTATTATATTGATACGCCGTGATCGGTGTGTGATTAAAGATTAAAAAATGCTGGGTGAGGTCGCCCATTTTCCGGTTTGTGTGAAGCTTCCTCCTTAATCGTGGCTTTCTTTTTAGAGATTCAGACCCTCATACCGCTGTCTCAGCTTGGCTTTGTATGTTGGGTTTTCCATGGCTTTGACATGGGTGTCTGGTGGGAGGTTTCCTCCTTTTGCTTTTCGGACGAGTTGGTCGCAGCGTTGGCGGTATTTTTCCAGAGTGCTTTGATATTTTGGATTCGGCGCCAGGTTGTGAGTTTCACCTGAATCTACTTTTAAGTTGAAGAGCTCCTCATAGATGGGTTTTTCTCCGCGTATGGATGCGACCAGTGACAGGATATGGTGTTGGTCTTTCTTTTTGTCAAAGTAACGGATGTATTTCCACTCGCTGCTGCGCACTGCTTCCATTCTCGGGTAGTTTTGACCCATGAACATGTTTTCGCAAAAGAAGTCCTGGCGCCAGGAATGGGAGTCTCCTTGCAGCAATGGTTTTAGGCTTCGTCCTTGCATTATTTCAGGGATGGGAAGACCGGCTAAGTCGAGGATGGTAGGAGCCAGGTCAACGCTGAGTGCGAGTTGTTCGACACGGGGTGCACGGTCTTTTTTGATGCGCGGGTCATAAACGATCAAGGGTATGTGCAGGGACTCTTCGTAGAGGAGCACCTTGCCGCCTAGCCCGTGTTCACCGTGTTGAAGACCGTGGTCTGAGGTGAAAATGATGATGGTATTGTCTGCAATACCCTGCTTTTCAAGAGTCGCCATGAGTTTGCCCACCAGTTGGTCGATGCCTGTGACCGTTTGGCAGGTGCGGACTTGGCGTTCCCGGAGGGTGTTTGGGGTTTGGACGTAGTTGTATTGGCTGATGTATTTGCCGTTGTAGACATGGCGTGGGATCCTTGGAACCCGGATGTCTTTCTTAGCGATGTAGGTGTCCGGTTGTGGCATCGCATGGATTTGATCCCGGTAGGCGCTTCGGTAAAGCGCAGGGTCGCTAGGTTTGAGTTTCATGCTGCCGGTTCCTGCTCCGTGAGGAAGGTTGAAGTTGACCTGCAGGGAAAATGGCCGGTTTTTTGGTCGGCTTTGCAAAAACGATTGGGTCTTGGCGAACTCGGGGTTGTGAGCAAAAAACTGATCGGTTCCCTGCTGGAGGATTTCAATCTGGGTATCCGCTTTGGCATGTCGGAAGATTTTGTGACGTTGCTTGGGGTAGAAGCCAAGGTGCCCGTGTCCACCGTACCAGAAGTCAAATTGACTATCCATGTGGCCGCTTTTGTATCCAGTTCCACGTTTGCTCGAACCAATGGGAACATGGTTTTTTCCGATATAACCACAGTAATATCCAGCTTGTTTCAGTAACATCGGGTAGGTCTGGGAAAAGGCCTTCTCCGTCATGGCAGAGTCGGAGCCAAAGGTCACACCGTGGCGGCGTTCATATTGCCCGCTCATGATGCTTGCCCGGCTGGGCGTGCATGCTGCGGAAGTGACAAAGCCATGGGTGAACAAGGTTCCTTTGGTTGCCAGTTTGTCCAGATTAGGCGTTTGGACGATCTGGTTCATACCCATGCATGCGAGGTAGTCGAGACGCATGTCATCAGCGAGAATCAGCACCACATTGGGTTGATTGCTGGACGTTTGTTCCGCAGCTGCGGAGTTCAGGCAGAGTAGAACTCCAAAAAGAGGCACAATCGATATCTTATACATAGGGCGGAGCATGCTTATTTGGTAAATCGGCGCATCCACTAGAGCGCTTTGTCGGGCAGAGGCACGGGTTTGTTGCTTTGTTTATCGATTGGTAAAACCGCTTGGGTGTCCTTGAGGTGTTGGGTGAGAATTTTTGAAAGTTCGCTGACTTTTTCCGGCATGGAGTTGGCGAGGTTGTTTTTTTCGCTGAGGTCTTGTTTGAGGTTGAACAGTTCGAATTGCTGGCTTGTGTGGCGGTAGATGAGTTTCCAGTTGCCGAGGCGCACCGAGCTGAATGGGGGGACGTCGTAAAAATTCGGGTAGTGCCAGAACAGTGGGCGAGAGGCGTTGATTGGTTTGCCACTGAGTAAGGGAACGAGTGAGATGCCATCGTTGGGTGGAATGGTTTCGGTGCCGGCGGCATCCAGAAGGGTCGGGAAAATATCATCGATGATGACGGGGGTATCATTGCGTTTCCCTTTGGGGGTTTTGCCGGGCCAGTAGGCAATCATGGGGACGCGGGTGCCACCTTCGTAGGCTCGCACTTTGTGACCTCGCAGCGGATGGTTTTGCGGGCATTGGCTCGGAGAGCCGTTATCGGACATAAAGATGATCAGGGTGTTGTCACGAATGCCAAGATCCTCGACGGTCTTACGCAGATCACCGAGTGATTGATCCATTCCGTAGAGCATGGAGGCGAGCACCGCCTTTTGTTTCGGCCAGCCTTTGTTGGAGAACTGATCCAGAAATCGGCGGTCGGCTTCCCATGGGGCGTGTACGGCGTAGTGGGCCATATGAAGGAAAAACGGCTTCTTTTCTTGAACGGATTGTTGGATGGCGGCAATGGATTCGCGGGTGATCGCTTCGGTAAGATTAATCTTTTGCCCGTGGTATTTTTCCAAGCCGGGGACGTCCCAGATTTTTCCACCGCCGCGCCAGGCGGCTGAGAAATTTTTATCGCCGTGGTAGGAGCCGGGGCCACCCATGTAGGATCCGGCAATATTCACCTCGAAGCCGAGATTTTTCGGATCGGCTCCCGGGGTGTCTTGGGCACCAAAGTGGGCTTTGCCTGCGTGGATCGTCCGGTAGCCATCCTGTTGCAGGACTTGGGCAAGGGTAACGGATTCAAATGAATGGGGGATGTTGTAGCCCAGTGGTTGTAGCCCGTTGAGGTTCCAATTGGCACGGCGGAAGTCTTTGTTGTTGCGTTCCGGTGAGCGGTCTTTTCTCAAGGTCCAGCAAGTGACCCGGTGGCGTGCCGGGTTGGCACCGGTGAGCAGGCTGACGCGGGAAGGTGAGCAGACGTTATGGGCGTAGGCATTGGTGAGCACCAGTCCATCGGCGGCCAGCTTTTCCATGTTGGGGGTCTTATAATCGCGATTGAGTGGGGTGGTTTCGGTGTGGAAGGGAACGGAAGTTTCCTGCCAGCCCATGTCATCGACGAGGAAGACGATGATATTCGGCTTGGCGGATGCGTGCAGCTTGGCCAATGCGAGGCAGAGAATGATGCCGAGTTTGATCGTGGTTCCCATGGTCTAGACAATACGTGTTCGATCGGCTTGTTTGTCCAAAAAAAACCGGATGATGCCGAGGCATCATCCGGTGAGAGAAGCAAGGAATCGAGGCTTGTTTACTTGCGGCGGCGCAGGATCAGCGCGAGACCACCGAGACCAAGCAGCGCGGCTGATGAGGGCTCTGGGACGGCGGTGTGGTTGATGACGAGGTTGTCCATACCGATTTGGCCTCCGTTGACTTGGTCAACGAGGGTAACGCGCACGAATAGTTCACTTCCAGAGTTGGCAAAGGTGCCTGATGCGGTGTTGACCCAGGTTTCTTGAGTTTGTGCGGCAACATCTACAGTCTCACTCCAAAGGGAGGTTGCAGCATCAGAGTTGCCGTCGAAAACTTCGACGTTGGCAGTGAAGGTGCCGCTACCGGCGGCAAGCATGCGGTTGAGGTCAAAGGAGACGTTGACGGTTCCCGCACTGAGTCCGTTGATGGTCTGGGAGAAAATAGACGTTGCATCGGCATTGGTGGTAAGGAAGGTATTGCCGTCGGTCGGGGTTTGAAAGGGGACGTTGCTTCCATTACCAGTGTGGAATGGTGCTGTTCCTCCATTGGCGAGGGCTAGACCGTTGTTGCTTTCAAGTGTCCAGCCCGTGAGTCCGGCCGCCGCTGCCCGATCCCCCCATGCTGTGCCAGCCTGAGGCGTAATCGCAACGGTGGTGTTTTCGAATGAGCCATTGACAATGACGTTGGCGGCTGAAGCACTTCCGATGGACAGAAGGCTCCCGAGTAGGATGGATGGGTATTTCATCATAATGTTCTGGTTTATTGTGGGTATTGGTTGTTTTCCATTAGGTTTTTGATTTCTGGGGCCTCGAGCACCCCTTCAATCAGATAGAGTTCGTCGATTGCCCCCAGCATGACCGGCCCATTTTGTGGGGGCTGAAATCCGAGAGTGGTACCAATTCTAGCGGAGTAAGAAAGATGGCTGTCGGTGACGGTGTTGGGCGTGGTCAGTGGCCGGTTGTGGTCGCTTGCCCAGACAACGTTTTGTTTTTTACCATTCAGATAGAGTTCGACACGTGGGGTGTTGTTGTCATCCATGGAGTGCACGCAAGCGACGTGGTGCCACTTGCTGTTGGCGATGTTGATAGAGTCAGCATAGAAGCCGCCATTGTAGCCAACCACCACCGGTCTTCCCATGCGGTCGATGGCGAATTTCCATTTGGTGTAATGGCCTTGTTTTCCTGGTTGGTTGACTCCCCAGGCGATTAGACTGGATCCTCCATGGCGTAGTGCTTTGGCATCTAATTTAACCCAGCAGGCGACAGTGCGCACTTTATTGCCAGAAACCCCTGGCCATGAGGTGACCAGGCTATCGCTTGCGTGTTCGGTGAATCGGGCGGCCGAACCGAAGGGACCATCGCATTGCATGGTGGCGGCATCTTTGGAGACCGGCTTGGCATGTCCAAGATGACTTTGGGGATGATTTCCCAGAGAGGGAAAGCCGCTTGATTGCACCTGATCGAAACTCCAATGCATATAGGGCAGGGATTGGGGGAGTTCGTTCGCAAATTGATTGTTTGCGCTAGGAATGGGGCTGAGGCGGCCAATGGGGTCGATACGGCTCGCCTGGCCGGCCGTGAGCGTGGCGGATTCCTTGCGGACGCGCAGGGCGGTGACCTGAACCTTTCCCTTCAGCACGTGGACTTCATCGTGATCGTTTGTTTTTGCCAGCACGCCGAACTCGGTGCCGAGGTCGACGATGTTGAGGTCTCTGGTTTTCACTTGGAACCCTTCAGCCCCTTTGGGAACATGGAACCAGCCGGTGCCTTCGGCGAGGTAGAGTCGGTCATCGGCATGCAAGGTGAGGTCGGCAGGAGCGGTGATGATGGATTTGACTCCGGAGGCAAAGGTGAGTTCAAGGGCTCCCTGGCTGAGTTGGAGGCGTGAGCCGGGCTGCATTGTCTGGCCGTTGGGCTGATCTTCCGCTCCATCGTGGGTGATGGTGAAGAGGCTGCCCGGGGAGGTTTGGAAGGCGAGCGAGGGTGGCGTTTCCGGATCGACAAAAAACAGGCGCATGGTAATGAGCCCGATCACAAGGATCGCGGCGGCGGAAAGCAGGGCCACTTTCATTGTGCGGCGTTTCTGACGGGTTACCACTTGGTCGATGGAAATCACCGGCGTGAACTGAGCCTGTTCAGCAGCATCCAAAGCCACCATGTTCGCTAGATCGACATAGGCCAAATAGAGCTTCATCGCTTTCGGCTTCGACTTGATCTCAGTGGATATAAGATCGTAGTCGTCTTGGGAAACATTGCCATCGACCAAATCTTGGATTTTGGTTTCCAATTCATCTGGCTTCATTTCGAAGCTCCTTCCCAGGCAAGGCGTTTTTCAATACACAGCCTCAATTTTTTACGTATCCGATGTGTTGTTACACGTAACGACGCCGCGGTCAGGCCGAATTTCTTCAATCTGGAGTCCAGACTTTCTTGGTTATAGGAATAGGCGTGGATGAGATCCCGATCACGCGATTTCAGGAGTGCCATGCATTGCGCCAGGGCCTCCCTTTTTTGTGCAAACTTGTCAACTGAGTTATGTTGATGGGCCTGTGCCACGGCGTCCAAAAAGTCTTCATCGAGATTGATGCAAGAATCGTGTTTATGACTAGCCCAGTACTGGCGAACCTTGTTTCGAGCAATTCCGCTGGCCCATGGTTTAAAATCCATCTCCCAGTTATACTTCTTCCTTTTTTCCCAAAGGATCACATTGGTATCCTGCAAAATATCATCGACGTCCTGATTGCCCGGCAACATGGCGGCAATCAACCCTCTCAACACCGATTGGTGGGTTGTGATGAGCCTGATAAAGTCGCTTGTATTCCCAGAGGATGGTTTCATGACGTTTTGACGTCTAAAAATACGTCAATTCATCAAACTATTCATCACTAAGGCCGAAACGTTAACAACATTTTTCGAGTTTTTATGGAATGAGTCGGGGAAGGCTCGAACCCAGCACTTGCATTTATTCGAGGGCGACTCGGAAGAAGGCCCGTGGATCACTTGGGTTACCTACGAAGTAGCTTGGCCAATGCGAGGCAGAGAATGATGCCGAGTTCGATCGGCTTGTTTGTCCAAAAAAACCGGATGATACCGAGGCATCATCCGGTGAGAGAAGTAAAGGAAATGAGGCTTGTTTACTTGCGGCGGCGAAGAAGCAAGGTAACACCACCCAGCCCAAGAAGAGCTGCGGAGGATGGTTCTGGGACTGCTGTCACTACTGCGCTGTAGGTTGGATTACGTGTTTCGGTAACTGTCCCACTGGTTTTCAGCATAGCGGAGAGAGTAGTGTTATAGTTAGTTGCTACACGCCTTAGTGTGTGAGTTTGATTTTCAATACCAGTGATAGCGCTTGTCCCTTCTTGAAAAACAAAGTAACGGACGTCGCCACCAGAGCCAGCGTTTGCCTCGGGTGTAACCGTTATGCCTGTGAAAGTCCAAGTTAACAGATTGATGCCCGTGGCGGTAGCTTCGTTTTGTGTCTGATCTGACACACCCTGAAAACCGGAGAGAACACCACCTACGAAGCTCGTGTAAACCCCGAGATAAGCATTACTGTCAAGATCTCCGCTTTCCTCTAAGGTGAGGGAGTTAATGCTGTAAGTAGTTGTCGTAAGTAGATCAGGGCTCCAATCGGCAGTTAAGCCAGTGGTAGAATCAAAATCGATCGCTACTCCACCCGTTGAATCGTAGTTACCAGTGCCTGCACCCAGCTCCACCGATACTGTGGATACCGTGGCGGCGCTGGCGCTGCTCGCTGCTGCTATTCCTAATGCCAAAACGACCGATGTTATTTTTTTAAGTTTCATGCTAATGCTTAGTTTGTGGTTTTTCTTTTGCTTTTAATCGGAGTGCTCCCCGTGGTTTTCTTAACGTAAGAAAGTTGTTTGGTGTAGAATTGACGAGCTTGCTCAGCGGTCAAAGCGCCATCAAAAACATAAAGTTCATCAAGGTCGGCTTTTAGATATCGGCGTCTGTCAGCAATGCTTGAATGGCGGATCGTAACCCCCATCGATAAGGGAAGCGCATCAGCCGTGTAGGTAGTTGTATTGATAGGATCACCCGTTCTCGCCCAGAACCGTGACTCAACCTGTTGACCGTCAACAAAGATGCTAATAACAGGATCACCTTGCGCATCAGTTCTACCATAATCATTTAAGATCACATGATGCCAGCGTTCAGGAGTCAGCACTGGGAATGTATTGATTATAGTTGTACCCCATGAAATTGAAACTCGCCCCTTTTGATCGGATGAGTTCTGCCTAACCACCACCTCCCACTTGTAATTCTCCCTAGAGTTGTCGCCCCATCCTATAATTGCAGCGAATTCTTGTGGTTGTCCACCCTTGGGAAGCTTGATCCAAAAGGCAACGCTTCGAGGTTTCACACCACTAAAGCCAGGCCAATTCGTTGTGACATGTTGTCCGTTGCTATTTAATCGAAGAGCCTCTCCGCGCCTACCTTTACAGCTCTGAACGGCACCATGATATTTACTGATCACCTCGGAAGCAAGCGGATGATTCCCATCCACCTGAGGTCCATCCACTTCGATACCTTGTTTTTGATCAAAGCTCCAATGAAGGAATAGCAGTGATTGAGGTAGCGAGGTGAGAAATGCAGATGGTTTTGATTCGATCAGGGTCAGGCGCCCGACGGGGTCGATACGGCGCGCTTGCCCAGCGTCGAGAGTCAGCGTCTCTTTGCGCACCCTGAGGGCGGAAACTTCGACTTTTCCTTTCAGCACGTGGACTTCATCGTGATCGTTTGTTTTTGCCAGCACGCCGAACTCGGTGCCGAGGTCGACGATGTTGAGGTCTCTGGTTTTTACTTGGAACCCTTCAGCCCCTTTGGGCACATGGAACCAGGCAGTGCCTTCGCCGAGGTAGAGTTGATCTTCCGCATGCAGGGTGAGGTCGGCAGGAGCGGTGATGATGGATTTGACTCCGGAGGCAAAGGAAAGCTCGATGGCTCCCTGGCTGAGTTGGAGGCGTGAGCCGGGATGCATCGTCTGGCCGTTGGGCTGATCTTCCGCGCCATCGTGGGTGATGGTGAAGAGCGTGCCCGGGGAGGTTTGGAACGCGAGTGAGGGTGGCGTTTCAGAATCGACAAAAAACAGGCGCAAGAGGACTGCGGAGAGCACCAGAATGGCAGCGGCTGAGATCAGGGCGATTTTGATTTGCCTGCGCTGTTGTTTTTTGAGGATTTGATTGATGGGGATAACGTTTGACGATGTAAGAGTGTTGGTACCGGCAGCATGTTGCTCGAGCGTGTTTTGGACCTGGATGTATTGTTTGTAGGTGTTTCGGGCCTCTGCATTGTCCTTCAGTTCCTGCTGAAGCTTGGCAAAATCCTGCTCGGAAATGACTCCTTCGAGGAGGTCATTGATGGATTCTTCCAGTTGGTTGCGATGCATGATGGTTCAGGGCGGAAATTAGAGGGTGTCGAGCTTGAGCTTGCGCACCATGCAGCGGCGCAAGGAGGTGCGGAGACGATGTAAGGTGACCCGTAAGGCGCCGGCGGATTCGTTGTGTGCCTGGGCGTATTCCTGCAGATTGCCGCCCTGGTAATAGCGGTGCCTGAGCAGTTGGGCGTCTTTTGGCCGGACTTTACTCAGACAGGCCTCAAGGGCTTCCTGCATGGCTTCGGTGTGTTTGGAATCCTGATCGGTTTCTTCGACGAGTTGGTTGCAGAGCTCTTCATCGAAGACCAAGTGCCGATCTTTTTTGAGTTTGCGCAGGTGCTCGAGGATTTTGAACCGGGCGATGGAAAACGCCCAGGCGCGGAAGTTGCTTCCGGGTTCGAAGTCCTTCATTTTTTGCCATAAAACCAGATTGATTTCCTGCAGGACGTCGCTGACTCCCGGCTGGCCGGGCATCATGGACAGGATCATGACGCGTAGGGCCGACTGATGGGAGGTCAGTAGCTGGACAAAGTCTTGGGTTTGTTTTGCGTCGAGGCTCATAGTGGCATGCACTTATAAAATGATGCCTTTTTGCCCGAACGTTAGCAAAAAACATTAAAAACTTCAGAATGCTCGCATTGCGGACAAAAAAAACCGGCTGACGCAGGAGCGCCAACCGGTGGATGAATGGTGGTGTTTATTCGCTCGAAACTGGGATTCCACCATGTTGCGGGCCATGGTAAAGATCCGGGCATGGAAATTGCTGCTTTTTTCGAAGTCGTGCATTTTTTCCCTGATGACGACGTTGGTATTTTGCAGGACGCCTTCGGCACCGTCGGATCCCGGTATCAGCGAGACGATACAAGCACGTAGAGCTGATTGATGCTCCAACAGCCGCTTAATGAACGTGTTAATTTCAGGTGGGTGGAGGTCAGGCCTAGTAAGGAATGAATCCTCAATCGTTTTCTCAACAAAAAGATGAGAAAAAAGTGAACTTACTTCCTGCGGCGCAGGATTAAGGAGAAAACACCCAGACCGAGAAGAGCTGACGGTCATCTGATCTGAAGGTTTCCCCAGGCAAGCGTGGTTGGGGCTGTCTTGGAAGAGAGCAGTAATATTCGAGCGCTACTGAGAAGATTAATGCAATCGGAAAAACCCCCGGTCTTCTCCTTCCATGTTCATTTTGTAATGATAGATATCTCCGAGTGTCGTGGTATGAGCTGGCAAAGTTACCATGGCTTCCCAAGAATCGGGTGTTAAATCAACTGATTTCTGAATGATGTAGGAACGGTTGGGTCTCGGTTTAAAGTCTAGTATATAATGATTATTGGACAAGTGGGTCACTCCTAAGCGTTCATTTTTTGGTACACCAGCGAGAGTGATACCGTCGATTAATGTTTGATTCGAGGTATTGGATGAGCCATTAGAATCTGCATCAAGCGTTGAAAAAACCAACCAGACATCGTTATTTTCCAGGTCGGTAAATTTGACGTCTGATAGATCAAAATTCACGTAGACTCCCTTGAGATACACACTGTCAGCTGCATCCACCGTATCACCTACGTTGGTGACTAGCTCCCCATTTGTATCGGCATCAACAACGATGCTCTTTATGATTTTTGCAGAGTCCCATGAATCACGGCTCCCCGCAATCAAACTTACTTTGACATCATAAATATCATCCCTTGAATTGGCTCGACGCGCCGAAAGGAGAAACGTCATGTCGATGACGTTATTTGCGGAAACCACTTTTTGAAGAGTATTAACCGAGCCTAAATTTCTACCCACTTCGGCTATCGTGTGCGTGCCAATTTTCAGGTTTTGCCATTGCTTGCCGGAGGGTGTGTCAGGCACGTTGCTTCTCGTTTCGTCGATGAGAGAAAGCTCGTCGCGCTTACTACCTAAGCCTCCGGTAAAGAACCCATTGATGTTGACGGAATCGGAATACCCTGTCCAACCAGGGGAGACGCCTCCCACCTCGGTCTCACTGTCATGTCCAGAGTATCGATAGATTTCATCTTCAAAACTATCATTTGCCAAATAAAGTCGGGACGGCGCAGTTCTCCCTCGTTTTTTGTAATTCTCCAGAGATTCTAACATTTTGTTTCTAGTAGCCGCTTCTGAATGGTAGAGGTTGGTCGTCTGTCGGAGATCGGTATTGAGATTATACAAAGAGCCTGAAAAGTCGTTGTCGGTATTAGGCACACCTATGAGATCTCGAAATGCCGATGTCTCTGATGGCGAAGCGTAGTTTGCTTGTTTAATCAGCACCCATGAGTCTTGGCGGATGGCAAGGTTGGTAGTAGCTCCCGCGTGTATCAGCAAATCACGAGGTGTTGTCGCCATTGGATTCGTTGTGAGAAAAGCATCGAGACTGCTGACACTGTCTTCTCCAGCGTTGTCTGGTAAATCTACATCAAGGATATCTGCAAATGTAGCTAGTAAGTCAGTTTGGCTGATGACCTGAGAGGAAACCGAATTTGCCATCACCTTGTTGGGCCACTTAACGATAAAAGGAACACGCGTGCCCGCCTCGTGGAGGGAACGCTTACCACCCCGGAGAGGTCCCATGCTGAAGTGACCTTGATTTACAGCCCGACTATAAGCGTTTGCTTTTGAAGTCGCTACTTCGGCTCCATTATCAGAAGTGAAAATAACAAGTGTATTATCGGACAGATTATTGTCATCTAATGCCTGAAGTAATTGACCGATGGTATCGTCCAGATTTTGAATGAAATCTCCATAAAGATCCACCCCACTGGAACCTTGGAAAGCGGCGGTGGGTGTAATGGGGGTGTGGGGTGCTCCCGTTGCAAAGTAGAGAAAAAACGGTTTGCCTTTTTCTTGTCCATATTTCGGATCAACAGAACCATTCCCTGAAATTTGATTCCCCTTGGAATTCAGATAGTTCACCGCAGCCTCTAGTTCAATACCCAGACGCAAACGATATTCGTCATCATCGCCCGTGCTCATGATACCGTTAATCCCCGGCGGTGAATCGGAAACCCCATTCTCAACCCATTGATGACCCGTGCCTATCCAAACGGCATTACGGGCAT contains the following coding sequences:
- a CDS encoding sulfatase-like hydrolase/transferase, which encodes MLRPMYKISIVPLFGVLLCLNSAAAEQTSSNQPNVVLILADDMRLDYLACMGMNQIVQTPNLDKLATKGTLFTHGFVTSAACTPSRASIMSGQYERRHGVTFGSDSAMTEKAFSQTYPMLLKQAGYYCGYIGKNHVPIGSSKRGTGYKSGHMDSQFDFWYGGHGHLGFYPKQRHKIFRHAKADTQIEILQQGTDQFFAHNPEFAKTQSFLQSRPKNRPFSLQVNFNLPHGAGTGSMKLKPSDPALYRSAYRDQIHAMPQPDTYIAKKDIRVPRIPRHVYNGKYISQYNYVQTPNTLRERQVRTCQTVTGIDQLVGKLMATLEKQGIADNTIIIFTSDHGLQHGEHGLGGKVLLYEESLHIPLIVYDPRIKKDRAPRVEQLALSVDLAPTILDLAGLPIPEIMQGRSLKPLLQGDSHSWRQDFFCENMFMGQNYPRMEAVRSSEWKYIRYFDKKKDQHHILSLVASIRGEKPIYEELFNLKVDSGETHNLAPNPKYQSTLEKYRQRCDQLVRKAKGGNLPPDTHVKAMENPTYKAKLRQRYEGLNL
- a CDS encoding LamG-like jellyroll fold domain-containing protein, whose product is MKPDELETKIQDLVDGNVSQDDYDLISTEIKSKPKAMKLYLAYVDLANMVALDAAEQAQFTPVISIDQVVTRQKRRTMKVALLSAAAILVIGLITMRLFFVDPETPPSLAFQTSPGSLFTITHDGAEDQPNGQTMQPGSRLQLSQGALELTFASGVKSIITAPADLTLHADDRLYLAEGTGWFHVPKGAEGFQVKTRDLNIVDLGTEFGVLAKTNDHDEVHVLKGKVQVTALRVRKESATLTAGQASRIDPIGRLSPIPSANNQFANELPQSLPYMHWSFDQVQSSGFPSLGNHPQSHLGHAKPVSKDAATMQCDGPFGSAARFTEHASDSLVTSWPGVSGNKVRTVACWVKLDAKALRHGGSSLIAWGVNQPGKQGHYTKWKFAIDRMGRPVVVGYNGGFYADSINIANSKWHHVACVHSMDDNNTPRVELYLNGKKQNVVWASDHNRPLTTPNTVTDSHLSYSARIGTTLGFQPPQNGPVMLGAIDELYLIEGVLEAPEIKNLMENNQYPQ
- a CDS encoding alpha-L-fucosidase; translation: MNKVTITCLLSALLFCSASASETNPSKLDDSVRAQQIKDMKWGMFVCWSFSTFSGYEWTPGVEDISFFNPTGADPEQWCKAAKDANMGYILFLTKHHDGFCLWDTQTTDRKVSNTPALKGRDILAELRKACDKHGLKLALYYSEGDWSWNPKHKGIHKSVPNPEAKKAQLKELLTNYGPIEFFWFDHAVNDGGLSHQDTVKWVHQFQPNTFCGFNTGQTAGRLNLRERGRPGAIGDKTAAHGKNHHKTSYSAFKVAEFTYPILEGQNRKKMRGAQWFYSLPENDHKAASPDKIYQDYLGAVKYGNIFSLNIGPDRSGKLREIDIKTLKTVGQYIRKEKTPSAIPPSTKP
- a CDS encoding PEP-CTERM sorting domain-containing protein (PEP-CTERM proteins occur, often in large numbers, in the proteomes of bacteria that also encode an exosortase, a predicted intramembrane cysteine proteinase. The presence of a PEP-CTERM domain at a protein's C-terminus predicts cleavage within the sorting domain, followed by covalent anchoring to some some component of the (usually Gram-negative) cell surface. Many PEP-CTERM proteins exhibit an unusual sequence composition that includes large numbers of potential glycosylation sites. Expression of one such protein has been shown restore the ability of a bacterium to form floc, a type of biofilm.), with translation MMKYPSILLGSLLSIGSASAANVIVNGSFENTTVAITPQAGTAWGDRAAAAGLTGWTLESNNGLALANGGTAPFHTGNGSNVPFQTPTDGNTFLTTNADATSIFSQTINGLSAGTVNVSFDLNRMLAAGSGTFTANVEVFDGNSDAATSLWSETVDVAAQTQETWVNTASGTFANSGSELFVRVTLVDQVNGGQIGMDNLVINHTAVPEPSSAALLGLGGLALILRRRK
- a CDS encoding sigma-70 family RNA polymerase sigma factor, whose amino-acid sequence is MKPSSGNTSDFIRLITTHQSVLRGLIAAMLPGNQDVDDILQDTNVILWEKRKKYNWEMDFKPWASGIARNKVRQYWASHKHDSCINLDEDFLDAVAQAHQHNSVDKFAQKREALAQCMALLKSRDRDLIHAYSYNQESLDSRLKKFGLTAASLRVTTHRIRKKLRLCIEKRLAWEGASK
- a CDS encoding sulfatase produces the protein MGTTIKLGIILCLALAKLHASAKPNIIVFLVDDMGWQETSVPFHTETTPLNRDYKTPNMEKLAADGLVLTNAYAHNVCSPSRVSLLTGANPARHRVTCWTLRKDRSPERNNKDFRRANWNLNGLQPLGYNIPHSFESVTLAQVLQQDGYRTIHAGKAHFGAQDTPGADPKNLGFEVNIAGSYMGGPGSYHGDKNFSAAWRGGGKIWDVPGLEKYHGQKINLTEAITRESIAAIQQSVQEKKPFFLHMAHYAVHAPWEADRRFLDQFSNKGWPKQKAVLASMLYGMDQSLGDLRKTVEDLGIRDNTLIIFMSDNGSPSQCPQNHPLRGHKVRAYEGGTRVPMIAYWPGKTPKGKRNDTPVIIDDIFPTLLDAAGTETIPPNDGISLVPLLSGKPINASRPLFWHYPNFYDVPPFSSVRLGNWKLIYRHTSQQFELFNLKQDLSEKNNLANSMPEKVSELSKILTQHLKDTQAVLPIDKQSNKPVPLPDKAL